The Mycoplasmopsis gallinacea genome includes a window with the following:
- the cypl gene encoding ABC transporter thiamine pyrophosphate-binding lipoprotein p37/Cypl: MKFFKKLSLGAVVLAPLPLFVACQKEEVKNSQILYVALESSEVPQEIYAEFKKYLSEELDKSWYKVEFKANSTLDKTSTIAALKKGGENADGIDFAFVAAGALKNNLDNLDVKVQTLTNTFLGDTEEGYYSDGTLENDYLRKIAKIESDKFNEKPFAQWTNFDGVIHTDQYQNPTERVRFQRGMIWISGDDATRAAIKKAWDDKDWAKFRSFGIVHGDPDSGSKYLLPQNLLKLHFNKEGNAFTTLAKELADHSSDFTNGSIKDWQTKHSDKKILFDNQGSFGWTSVKKADRYTPKIQGEKLEILTLTNPLPYNLGVFNKRVPKALQDAVARAFVKMMEENKNNWGNYQGFNGYSIVEDNAKSVLEMYERSSK; the protein is encoded by the coding sequence ATGAAATTTTTTAAAAAACTTAGTTTAGGAGCTGTTGTTTTAGCTCCATTACCACTATTTGTGGCTTGTCAAAAAGAAGAGGTTAAAAACTCTCAAATTCTTTACGTTGCTTTAGAAAGTAGCGAAGTACCACAAGAAATATATGCAGAATTTAAAAAATACTTAAGTGAAGAATTAGACAAATCTTGATACAAAGTAGAGTTCAAAGCTAATTCAACATTAGATAAAACAAGCACAATTGCCGCTCTTAAAAAAGGTGGAGAAAATGCTGATGGAATAGATTTTGCATTCGTGGCAGCAGGTGCTTTAAAAAACAACCTTGACAATCTTGATGTTAAAGTGCAAACATTAACTAATACTTTCTTAGGCGATACTGAAGAAGGATACTATTCAGATGGTACATTAGAGAATGATTATTTAAGAAAAATAGCAAAAATTGAATCAGATAAATTTAATGAAAAACCATTTGCACAGTGAACAAACTTTGACGGCGTAATTCACACAGATCAATATCAAAACCCAACAGAAAGAGTTCGTTTCCAAAGAGGGATGATTTGAATTTCTGGAGATGATGCAACAAGAGCTGCGATTAAAAAAGCTTGAGACGATAAAGATTGAGCAAAATTTAGATCATTTGGTATTGTGCATGGAGACCCAGATTCAGGAAGTAAATATTTATTACCACAAAACTTACTAAAACTTCATTTTAATAAAGAAGGAAATGCATTTACAACTCTTGCAAAAGAACTTGCTGATCATTCAAGTGATTTTACAAATGGATCAATTAAAGATTGACAAACAAAACACAGTGATAAGAAAATTCTTTTTGATAACCAAGGAAGTTTTGGTTGAACATCTGTAAAAAAAGCAGATAGATACACTCCAAAAATTCAAGGTGAAAAATTAGAAATTTTAACATTAACTAACCCATTACCTTATAATCTAGGTGTATTTAACAAAAGAGTTCCAAAAGCACTTCAAGATGCTGTAGCAAGGGCTTTTGTTAAAATGATGGAAGAAAACAAAAACAATTGAGGAAATTACCAAGGATTTAACGGTTACTCAATTGTTGAAGATAATGCTAAGTCAGTGCTTGAAATGTACGAAAGATCTTCAAAATAA
- a CDS encoding YitT family protein: MKNNIDKNEETKELINLQDDISHKMKINIFQKHKFWKCVKNGNKKQIIQDFSLQNNFQEWDSNHINIATEDVNFLKYKMGRYLFNNRNHKLTIPQLWQRYWRRILMIIVSAIIFNFGIQFFLLRADTIPSGLTGIPTLLTILLPILKPYFSLIYFGVNLPLFILYWRKIKKSFLYLTLFFMISQILVNLVFTIPEVHDFFMSKINFVPDGFKDSFTVGDRVISQKEAWYQEGQTWPILLYGTIGSFFIGIGIAISWKAGGSTGGTDIVAYYFSTKSKKSIGGVLTIISFVTASIFLIIYGALSPNLKHYVVNPEEITLNPNGTIDLVRFNELLKQDTKVQTQQIYFGMRELSTFTYIITTNLTVNLLYPKYKKTSLVIISSDPKQIMAYFKLINYWHSYRITRFKSGYTGKYSYKIETVILYLEAKSLIHDLKLIDPNIWISVNVIDGIVGKFNTQYVEQ; this comes from the coding sequence ATGAAAAATAACATTGATAAAAATGAAGAAACAAAAGAACTTATAAACCTTCAAGATGATATATCTCACAAAATGAAAATCAACATTTTCCAAAAGCATAAATTTTGAAAATGTGTAAAAAATGGGAATAAAAAACAAATTATTCAAGATTTTTCATTGCAAAATAATTTTCAAGAATGAGATAGCAACCACATCAATATAGCAACTGAAGATGTTAATTTTTTAAAATACAAAATGGGACGGTACCTTTTTAATAACCGTAATCATAAATTAACAATTCCACAGCTTTGGCAAAGATATTGAAGAAGAATTTTAATGATTATTGTTAGTGCAATTATCTTTAACTTCGGAATTCAATTCTTTCTTTTAAGAGCTGATACCATCCCTTCAGGCTTAACTGGTATTCCAACACTTTTAACAATTCTTTTACCTATTTTAAAACCTTATTTTTCCCTAATTTACTTTGGGGTAAATTTACCATTATTTATTCTTTATTGAAGAAAAATTAAGAAGAGCTTTTTATATTTAACTCTTTTCTTTATGATTTCACAGATTTTAGTCAATCTTGTTTTCACCATTCCTGAAGTTCATGATTTTTTCATGTCAAAAATTAATTTTGTACCAGATGGATTTAAAGATTCATTCACAGTTGGTGATAGGGTGATTTCACAAAAAGAAGCTTGATATCAAGAAGGACAAACTTGACCAATTTTACTATATGGAACAATTGGTTCATTCTTCATTGGAATTGGAATTGCTATTTCATGAAAAGCTGGTGGTTCAACAGGTGGAACTGACATTGTAGCTTACTACTTTTCAACTAAATCTAAAAAAAGCATTGGTGGTGTTTTAACTATTATTTCCTTTGTAACTGCAAGTATTTTCTTGATTATTTATGGAGCTTTAAGTCCTAATTTAAAACATTATGTAGTTAATCCAGAAGAAATTACACTTAATCCTAATGGGACAATTGATTTAGTAAGATTCAATGAACTTCTTAAACAAGATACCAAAGTTCAAACGCAACAAATTTACTTTGGAATGAGAGAACTTTCAACTTTTACCTACATTATCACAACTAATTTAACTGTTAACCTTTTATATCCAAAATACAAAAAAACATCATTAGTAATTATTTCTAGCGATCCAAAACAAATTATGGCTTACTTTAAATTAATCAACTATTGACACTCATACAGAATTACTCGTTTCAAATCAGGATATACTGGAAAATACAGTTATAAAATTGAAACAGTTATTCTTTATTTAGAAGCTAAATCACTAATCCATGATTTAAAATTAATTGATCCAAATATTTGAATTTCAGTCAATGTTATTGATGGTATAGTTGGAAAATTCAATACTCAATATGTAGAACAATAA
- the ileS gene encoding isoleucine--tRNA ligase: protein MSLDYKKTLNMPSTKFDMRANLVIKEPQFQKFWLDNQIYKKVLEQNSRNDKFILHDGPPYANGDLHVGHALNKILKDIIVRYKTMQGFYSPYVPGWDTHGLPIEHKMLVEMNISKDEIDKVILRKKAAKYAMKQVEKQKSQFLSLSMFSDFEKYYVTLDKEYEAKQLEVFKKMVFDKLVYKGLKPVYWSPSSQSALAESEVEYQDVVSPSIFVSFSIVSSDMEAINPGDKLIIWTTTPWTLLANAGVALGEKIEYSVVKVNNQKFIVASTLLDKLAVTFKWENFQVVRTFLGKELGKITYQTPILKFEAPVVLGHHVTDENGSGLVHIAPLFGEDDFQIGIANKLEMIMHISDKGFIEKTNTQFDGIFYEDANKLISEYLGENMMHFERLKHSYPHDWRTHKPIIYRGTTQWFVSIDKIRDQILEQIDSSVQTHPEWAKKRLFQMIENRHDWTISRQRAWGVPIIIFYDQDKNPVFKEELFDYVIDLVRKHGSDIWYEKTTDELLPESYRNLGYTREMDIMDVWFDSGVSSIAVDIEKGIESPFDLYLEGVDQYRGWFNSSIINSVAYKGVTPYKQLISHGFTLDGKGEKMSKSKGNTISPIDVVKQRGADILRTWVANSEYSNDVNISNEILDQNTELYRKIRNTIKFLLGNISDFKYEPNIKREGIHEYVQNKLAELKVNIINAYNEYRFINVIKHLNNYIVDLSAFYLSITKDILYVRTADDTERRMVQANLYEILDFVIKVIAPIMPTTAEEAYSHFNKENKFESIMFERFDNLDSLKVDQDLVAKFDKFFELREKVNVLIENEIKNGNVKRSNELELVLDNSVDQFTKDLNLATLLMVGKVSPGDKLEVVKFTSEKCLRCWNHFEAKDMAGEICVNCDQVLRKLNLNQNE from the coding sequence ATGTCTTTAGATTACAAAAAAACTTTAAATATGCCAAGTACTAAATTTGATATGAGAGCTAATTTAGTAATTAAAGAACCTCAATTCCAAAAGTTTTGATTAGATAATCAAATTTACAAAAAGGTTTTAGAGCAAAACTCACGTAATGATAAATTTATTCTTCATGATGGTCCTCCATACGCAAATGGTGATTTACACGTAGGACACGCACTTAATAAAATTTTAAAAGACATCATTGTTCGTTATAAGACAATGCAAGGTTTTTATTCACCATATGTGCCAGGTTGAGATACACATGGGCTTCCAATTGAACATAAAATGCTTGTTGAAATGAACATTAGTAAAGATGAAATTGATAAAGTTATCTTAAGAAAAAAAGCAGCTAAATATGCTATGAAACAAGTTGAAAAACAAAAAAGTCAATTTTTAAGTTTATCAATGTTTTCAGATTTTGAAAAATACTATGTAACTTTAGATAAAGAATATGAAGCAAAACAACTTGAAGTATTTAAGAAAATGGTATTTGATAAACTTGTTTATAAAGGATTAAAACCAGTTTATTGATCACCATCATCTCAAAGTGCTCTTGCTGAATCTGAAGTAGAATACCAAGATGTAGTTAGTCCTTCAATTTTTGTTTCTTTCAGTATTGTCTCTTCAGATATGGAAGCAATTAATCCTGGGGACAAATTAATCATTTGAACCACTACACCTTGAACACTTTTAGCTAATGCTGGAGTTGCTCTTGGAGAAAAAATTGAATATTCAGTAGTTAAAGTAAATAATCAAAAATTCATTGTAGCTTCAACTTTACTTGATAAATTAGCAGTTACTTTTAAATGAGAAAACTTCCAGGTAGTTAGAACTTTCTTAGGTAAAGAGCTTGGCAAAATTACTTACCAAACACCTATTTTAAAATTCGAAGCTCCAGTTGTGCTTGGGCACCACGTTACTGATGAAAATGGATCTGGATTAGTTCATATTGCTCCACTTTTTGGTGAAGATGACTTCCAAATTGGTATTGCTAACAAATTAGAAATGATTATGCACATCTCAGATAAAGGGTTTATTGAAAAAACAAACACCCAATTTGATGGTATTTTCTATGAAGATGCTAACAAATTAATTAGCGAGTACCTTGGTGAAAATATGATGCATTTTGAGCGTTTAAAACACTCATACCCACATGATTGAAGAACACATAAACCTATTATTTATAGAGGAACTACACAATGATTTGTTTCAATTGACAAAATTAGAGATCAAATCCTTGAGCAAATTGATTCTTCAGTACAAACACATCCAGAATGAGCTAAAAAAAGACTTTTCCAAATGATTGAAAACCGTCATGATTGAACAATTTCACGCCAAAGAGCTTGAGGTGTTCCAATTATCATTTTCTATGATCAAGATAAAAATCCTGTTTTCAAAGAAGAGCTTTTCGATTATGTAATTGATCTTGTAAGAAAACATGGTTCAGATATTTGATATGAAAAAACAACCGATGAACTTCTTCCTGAAAGTTACCGTAATTTAGGTTATACACGTGAAATGGACATTATGGACGTTTGATTTGATTCAGGGGTTTCGTCTATTGCTGTTGATATTGAAAAAGGAATTGAATCTCCATTTGATTTATATCTTGAAGGAGTTGATCAATACCGTGGATGATTCAACTCATCAATTATTAACTCAGTAGCTTACAAAGGCGTAACACCTTATAAACAACTTATTTCACATGGATTTACTCTTGATGGTAAGGGTGAAAAAATGTCAAAATCAAAAGGAAATACAATCTCTCCAATTGATGTTGTAAAACAAAGAGGTGCTGACATTTTAAGAACTTGAGTAGCTAATTCAGAATACTCAAATGATGTTAATATTTCAAATGAAATCTTAGATCAAAACACTGAACTTTATCGTAAGATAAGAAACACAATTAAGTTCTTACTTGGAAACATTAGCGACTTTAAATACGAACCAAACATCAAACGTGAAGGAATTCACGAATATGTTCAAAACAAATTAGCAGAGCTAAAAGTAAATATTATTAATGCTTATAACGAATATCGTTTTATCAATGTAATTAAACACTTAAATAATTACATTGTTGATCTTTCTGCTTTCTATCTTTCGATTACTAAAGACATTCTTTATGTAAGAACAGCTGATGATACTGAAAGAAGAATGGTTCAAGCTAACTTATATGAAATCTTAGATTTTGTAATTAAAGTTATTGCACCAATTATGCCTACTACAGCTGAAGAAGCATATTCACACTTTAATAAAGAAAATAAATTTGAATCAATAATGTTTGAACGTTTTGACAATTTAGATTCATTAAAAGTGGATCAAGATCTTGTTGCTAAATTTGATAAGTTCTTTGAACTTAGAGAAAAAGTTAATGTTTTAATTGAAAATGAAATCAAAAACGGAAATGTAAAACGTTCAAATGAATTAGAGCTTGTTCTTGATAATTCAGTAGATCAATTTACTAAAGATTTAAACCTTGCTACTCTTTTAATGGTAGGGAAAGTAAGTCCTGGAGATAAATTAGAAGTAGTGAAATTTACTTCTGAAAAATGTCTTCGTTGCTGAAACCACTTTGAAGCTAAAGATATGGCAGGTGAAATTTGTGTAAATTGTGATCAAGTTTTAAGAAAGTTGAACTTAAATCAAAATGAATAA
- the rplU gene encoding 50S ribosomal protein L21 has protein sequence MFAIIETGGKQILVKKDQTIFVEKLEGEEGSVVTFDKVLVVNDQVGRPYLTNAKVSGVIEKQGKAKKIVVYRHNAKSTHKRKLGHRQPYTRIKITEILG, from the coding sequence ATGTTCGCAATTATCGAAACAGGTGGAAAACAAATTTTAGTTAAAAAAGATCAAACAATCTTCGTTGAAAAATTAGAAGGCGAAGAAGGATCAGTTGTTACTTTTGATAAAGTATTAGTAGTAAATGATCAAGTTGGTAGACCTTATTTAACAAATGCAAAAGTATCAGGTGTAATCGAAAAACAAGGTAAAGCTAAAAAAATCGTTGTTTACCGTCACAATGCAAAATCTACTCACAAAAGAAAACTTGGACACCGTCAACCATATACAAGAATTAAAATTACAGAAATTTTAGGATAG
- the rpmA gene encoding 50S ribosomal protein L27 gives MAKTKAGGSTRNGRDSHSKRLGAKLGDGQFATAGSIIYRQRGTKIFPGNNVKRGGDDTLYTVIDGYVKYECRRNRKFVSVYPEKQN, from the coding sequence ATGGCAAAAACAAAAGCCGGTGGTTCTACCCGTAATGGTCGTGATAGTCACAGTAAGAGATTAGGTGCTAAGTTAGGTGATGGACAATTTGCAACAGCTGGATCAATTATTTACCGTCAAAGAGGTACAAAAATTTTTCCAGGTAACAATGTAAAAAGAGGTGGAGACGATACACTTTACACAGTAATTGATGGTTACGTAAAATACGAATGCAGAAGAAATAGAAAATTTGTTTCTGTTTACCCTGAAAAACAAAACTAA
- a CDS encoding ATP-binding cassette domain-containing protein — translation MKKPIVEFKNVSYVKEGITLLDELNLEVFEGEIIGFIGPSGAGKTTTINAILDPSLITTGDVFVFGKNNKNITREDKKEISYITQDPNLVESDDVFSNVLRLYRKYKNPFANFFNYINKEDRERLYAILKSLNIQEKTFVPVKKLSGGQKQRISIAVALFENSKIILADEPVSNLDIHNAEIVLEDFRLFTNENKAVILALHDLELAKRYCDKLIVFVDGHIAKVIEQKDFNKENFYEFFK, via the coding sequence ATGAAAAAACCTATAGTCGAATTTAAAAATGTTTCTTATGTAAAAGAGGGAATTACTCTTTTAGATGAGTTAAATTTAGAAGTATTTGAAGGTGAAATCATTGGATTTATTGGCCCTTCAGGTGCTGGAAAAACAACAACAATTAATGCAATTTTAGATCCTAGTTTAATTACAACAGGTGATGTTTTTGTATTTGGAAAAAACAACAAAAACATCACAAGAGAAGATAAAAAAGAAATTAGTTACATTACGCAAGATCCAAATTTAGTCGAAAGTGATGATGTTTTCTCTAATGTTCTTAGGTTATATCGAAAATACAAAAATCCTTTTGCAAATTTCTTTAATTACATTAATAAAGAAGATCGCGAAAGACTTTACGCCATTTTAAAATCTCTAAATATTCAAGAAAAAACTTTTGTCCCAGTTAAAAAATTAAGCGGTGGACAAAAACAAAGAATTAGTATTGCTGTTGCTCTTTTTGAAAATTCCAAAATCATTCTTGCTGATGAACCGGTTTCTAATTTAGATATTCACAATGCTGAAATTGTATTAGAAGACTTTAGGCTTTTTACTAATGAAAATAAAGCGGTAATTTTAGCACTGCACGATCTTGAGCTTGCTAAAAGATACTGCGATAAATTAATTGTGTTTGTAGATGGTCATATCGCTAAAGTAATTGAACAAAAAGACTTTAATAAAGAAAATTTCTATGAGTTTTTTAAATAG
- a CDS encoding signal peptidase II — protein sequence MNNVTIIKNYLKNLVNRFVNHLKNNKKKILINYLIFLGVFAVFLLIDQLTKTLIFHHGDINTLDLNDTVVMPDGTRKPAESIYPYVSSEWTNFGLITIRSIWHRGVTLWENVNIVLIQVLSAIIFLVTLTSIMFLTEKKKRVYFYIVALAILSAGDMGNFLDRCLFKGHVKDWFFFNFIKDRGTLNLADSFIFIGICLFIITSAISIIMEIASKEKRQKENPTK from the coding sequence ATGAATAATGTAACAATAATCAAAAACTATTTAAAAAACTTAGTTAATAGATTCGTAAACCACCTAAAAAACAATAAGAAAAAAATCTTAATTAATTATTTAATTTTCTTAGGTGTATTTGCAGTTTTCCTTTTAATCGATCAATTAACTAAAACACTTATTTTCCATCATGGTGATATTAATACTTTAGATCTAAATGATACAGTTGTAATGCCTGATGGAACTAGAAAACCTGCTGAAAGTATTTATCCATATGTTTCATCAGAATGAACAAATTTTGGATTAATTACCATCAGAAGCATTTGACACCGTGGAGTAACACTTTGAGAGAATGTAAATATTGTTTTAATCCAAGTCTTAAGTGCAATTATCTTTCTAGTTACTCTAACTTCAATAATGTTTTTAACCGAAAAGAAAAAAAGAGTGTATTTTTACATTGTAGCACTAGCAATTCTTTCAGCTGGAGATATGGGAAACTTTTTAGATCGTTGCCTTTTCAAAGGCCACGTAAAAGATTGATTCTTTTTCAACTTTATTAAAGATAGAGGAACATTAAATTTAGCTGATTCATTTATCTTTATTGGAATTTGTTTATTCATCATAACATCTGCTATTTCGATAATTATGGAAATTGCTTCGAAAGAAAAACGTCAAAAAGAAAATCCAACCAAATAA
- a CDS encoding DNA-processing protein DprA, which translates to MNTVLLYLTHYLKTNYLQIYKNLLRPNQIEIESLKKVESEYFIQKIEFFTIFDVFYPKSLLLCKNVPMVFFYKGDLSILEKYSKVYLVNEIQNVQTEEILNDVILKKKKNCAFVFCGYKQERKLEEKLKANNCKIIYFCASGLDQINHLEKDNPNYFFISAFPIKTHPKKEYFYINNFVAAAFANSLIFISSEKESKANNLINCFLNLGKEIYCFPAQNLEDGNNELIKSGANLITKIEEAIKNNP; encoded by the coding sequence ATGAATACAGTTTTACTTTATTTAACGCATTATTTAAAAACAAATTATTTACAAATTTACAAAAATTTACTCAGGCCAAATCAAATTGAAATTGAAAGTTTGAAAAAAGTAGAAAGTGAATATTTCATACAAAAAATTGAGTTTTTTACAATTTTTGATGTTTTTTATCCAAAGTCACTCCTTCTTTGCAAGAATGTTCCAATGGTCTTTTTTTACAAAGGGGATCTGTCAATTTTAGAAAAATACTCAAAAGTTTATCTGGTTAATGAAATTCAAAATGTCCAAACTGAAGAAATTTTAAATGACGTTATTTTGAAAAAAAAGAAAAATTGTGCATTTGTTTTCTGTGGATATAAGCAAGAAAGAAAGCTTGAAGAAAAATTAAAAGCAAATAATTGTAAAATAATTTATTTTTGTGCTAGTGGTTTAGATCAGATAAATCACTTGGAAAAAGATAATCCAAATTATTTCTTTATTTCAGCATTTCCAATCAAAACTCACCCTAAAAAGGAATATTTTTACATCAATAATTTTGTTGCTGCAGCTTTTGCTAACTCACTAATTTTTATCTCTTCTGAAAAAGAAAGTAAAGCTAATAATTTGATCAATTGCTTCCTGAATTTAGGTAAGGAAATTTATTGCTTTCCTGCTCAAAACTTAGAAGATGGAAATAACGAATTAATTAAATCAGGAGCTAATTTAATTACTAAAATTGAAGAAGCAATAAAAAATAACCCCTAA
- a CDS encoding 2-hydroxyacid dehydrogenase has translation MKIAFFDAKEYDKKYFDKYNNGRHEITYFKENLNLNTVKKAEGFDAVCGFVNTYGDKVILEVLAKMGIKVWLQRSMGYNKVDIRKANELGIEVFRIFNYSAESVAEFAASLMMTLNRNIIIANDRVRDYNFSLDGLDGLCINNSTIGVVGAGKIGQCFIKIAKGFGAKVLVFDSYAAEKFPNLANELGFEFTSITELLKQSDFVSIHAPLLSSTRYLIDEEAVKVMKKGAVIVNTARGELLDIKAVLKGLKDGKLRGLATDVLEREEGRFYEDVSDRKNDLMKLDPEWKELIELPNVIITSHQAFLTDLALTQIAKATLDNADNAQKGNFEHALRIMDNGRIKNG, from the coding sequence ATGAAAATAGCTTTTTTCGATGCTAAAGAATATGATAAAAAATATTTTGATAAATACAATAATGGTCGTCACGAAATTACATATTTTAAAGAAAATCTTAATTTAAATACTGTAAAAAAAGCTGAAGGTTTTGATGCAGTTTGTGGTTTTGTTAACACTTATGGTGACAAAGTTATCTTAGAAGTTTTGGCAAAAATGGGGATTAAAGTTTGACTTCAAAGATCAATGGGATACAACAAAGTTGACATTAGAAAAGCAAACGAACTAGGAATTGAAGTATTTAGAATTTTCAACTACTCAGCTGAATCAGTTGCTGAATTTGCAGCTTCATTAATGATGACACTTAACAGAAATATCATCATTGCAAATGATAGAGTTAGAGATTACAATTTCTCACTTGATGGTCTTGATGGTCTTTGCATTAACAACTCAACAATTGGTGTTGTTGGTGCTGGAAAAATTGGACAATGTTTTATTAAAATTGCTAAAGGGTTTGGAGCTAAAGTGTTAGTATTTGACTCATATGCAGCTGAAAAATTCCCTAACTTAGCAAATGAACTTGGTTTTGAATTTACATCAATTACAGAATTGCTTAAACAAAGTGATTTTGTGTCAATTCATGCTCCACTTCTTTCTTCAACAAGATACTTAATTGATGAAGAAGCAGTTAAAGTTATGAAAAAAGGAGCTGTGATTGTTAATACAGCTCGTGGAGAACTTTTAGACATTAAAGCTGTCTTAAAAGGGCTTAAAGATGGTAAACTTCGTGGACTTGCGACAGATGTTCTTGAAAGAGAAGAAGGAAGATTCTACGAAGATGTTTCAGATAGAAAAAATGATCTTATGAAACTTGACCCTGAATGAAAAGAACTTATCGAATTACCAAATGTAATCATTACATCTCATCAAGCATTCTTAACTGATCTTGCTTTAACACAAATTGCTAAAGCAACTCTTGATAATGCTGACAATGCGCAAAAAGGTAACTTTGAACACGCATTAAGAATTATGGATAACGGAAGAATAAAGAACGGATAA
- a CDS encoding aquaporin, which yields MTTVDNSEKFGIFDFFKLAKEKRANAQKPKDLKTWIIHGFSEYFGTITISLLLAGLSIFVTDEKVIEHFFLHPIIVGFYAGFIAVGIVLFIFLRWSCDLNPSVTLTRFLNGTNTGWYTLYKLFIQVLGAITAGLIIYGVGLLTTKHAKGLPNAPIDAYNAFEKSWSLIKDAKNLPYETKVSIGSVWIFFIEMVMTAILLFPIFSPNINDKYRDLMIMFIISLSVWMGILGGTAAINPARGFAQQLPILIHQSGKEGAYISQSITNVLGEGQTETTTKTLVSWAQFSTSIKSATIAMIFGDLMAPVFYLFVQGITQKYVNPFVVKVIAYKNFKAQNMVRNSEVNKKDK from the coding sequence ATGACAACAGTTGACAATAGCGAAAAGTTTGGTATTTTTGATTTTTTCAAATTAGCTAAAGAAAAAAGAGCTAATGCTCAAAAACCAAAAGATCTAAAAACTTGAATTATTCACGGTTTTTCAGAATATTTTGGAACTATTACAATTTCACTTTTACTTGCTGGATTAAGCATTTTTGTAACTGATGAAAAAGTTATTGAACACTTTTTTCTTCACCCAATTATTGTAGGATTTTATGCAGGTTTTATAGCTGTAGGAATTGTACTTTTCATCTTCCTTAGATGAAGTTGTGACTTAAACCCTTCAGTTACACTTACTCGTTTCCTTAACGGAACTAATACAGGTTGATACACACTTTATAAATTATTTATCCAAGTTTTAGGAGCAATTACAGCTGGATTAATTATTTATGGAGTTGGTCTTTTAACAACTAAGCATGCAAAGGGTCTTCCAAATGCACCAATTGATGCATACAATGCTTTTGAAAAGTCTTGATCTTTAATTAAAGATGCTAAAAATTTACCTTATGAAACTAAAGTTTCTATTGGTAGCGTATGAATTTTCTTTATCGAAATGGTAATGACAGCAATTTTACTTTTCCCAATCTTCTCACCAAATATTAATGATAAATACAGAGATTTAATGATTATGTTCATTATTTCATTAAGTGTTTGAATGGGAATTTTAGGTGGTACAGCAGCAATTAACCCAGCTAGAGGATTTGCTCAACAATTACCTATTTTAATTCACCAAAGCGGAAAAGAAGGTGCTTATATCTCACAATCAATAACAAATGTATTAGGTGAAGGTCAAACTGAAACAACTACAAAGACTCTTGTTTCATGAGCTCAATTTAGCACTTCAATTAAGAGTGCAACTATTGCCATGATTTTTGGTGATTTAATGGCACCAGTATTCTATTTATTTGTCCAAGGAATTACTCAAAAATATGTAAACCCATTTGTAGTTAAAGTTATTGCTTACAAAAACTTTAAAGCACAAAATATGGTTAGAAATAGCGAAGTAAACAAAAAAGATAAATAA